The following proteins come from a genomic window of Henningerozyma blattae CBS 6284 chromosome 4, complete genome:
- the CUE3 gene encoding Cue3p (similar to Saccharomyces cerevisiae CUE3 (YGL110C); ancestral locus Anc_6.145), producing the protein MSKVLEFNGNFEKSSYPIVKFPPLDLRAWLIEKDPVVWAHLLTTYVSFFEYLMQQDNIEHIDESTHDQLCLFVRNYLHEMAAEKGQVLALGENHDVDFQMNLLRTWIYYMIKKCGLLYLQLYGDSLWDLVKLYVDQNPDSVRSLLDGTLKPQINTQKAQLNRIHQIQQQLKHMVESGKFQRVDLKSFESLLNEKSSKNKGSHTNIKFAEDFLTATWMEVLESWWSKGKGRLKIYAQQLAIISLLSAPSSKIGSMLKELGVSNLDTLSLYPLLGTLLISEKFISKKPDLRNYIPFLNLLDDEDYFESENDDYDENNQIEEAPTANINQDDICTLCELFPDLTNYQISQLLLRYDGNVEVVSNIMFENPSISDDIPKEKPKNESENVLRTNNQKDMSQKLSKIAKNNKGNEAVGSFDSNSNMLNSIKGELRISSVVQRGKKKFDDNIINKHVPDEIKNRTMARALQLIYESDEDERDDTYDEADIGRGEAATAKHSKGSSNNSNVEVSDNEKKKQEEANSKYDQIEGYLWNLLKQDSKLFDRSQRGSKSRKSMKQQIGWSDEQIEGWARMLERSPKRAMLLEEKYMFSGNKKSGKSSFVQNRDGHIEEHINDKRYKGRRNIKIDPDNNKSTRDESSKKNKDLKNTGNTRNTTCNTGQNQKRQQAKNEKNKSSKANHNRKAQRDKKMVHSGQ; encoded by the coding sequence ATGAGCAAAGTACTAGAGTTTAATGGGAATTTCGAAAAAAGTTCCTATCCAATTGTAAAGTTTCCCCCACTAGATTTAAGAGCTTGGCTGATTGAAAAAGATCCGGTTGTGTGGGCTCATCTGTTAACCACATATGtatcattttttgaatacTTAATGCAACAAGATAATATTGAGCATATTGATGAATCTACCCATGATCAATTGTGTCTATTTGTAAGAAACTATCTCCATGAAATGGCAGCAGAAAAAGGCCAAGTATTAGCGCTTGGTGAGAACCATGATGTCGATTTTCAGATGAATTTATTGAGAACTTGGATTTACTACATGATTAAAAAATGTggattattatatttgcaGCTGTATGGAGATTCTTTATGGGATTTAGTTAAGCTTTATGTTGACCAAAATCCAGATTCTGTAAGAAGTTTGCTTGATGGCACATTGAAACCTCAGATTAACACCCAAAAGGCGCAGTTAAATAGAATACACCAGATTCAACAACAGTTAAAGCACATGGTAGAATCAGGAAAGTTTCAAAGAGTTGATTTAAAAAGTTTTGAGTCTCTTTTGAACGAAAAAAGTAGTAAGAATAAAGGCTCGCATactaatataaaatttgcAGAAGATTTTCTTACAGCTACTTGGATGGAAGTATTGGAATCGTGGTGGTCTAAAGGTAAAGGTCGACTAAAAATTTATGCCCAGCAATTAGCAatcatttctttattatctgCACCATCTAGTAAAATTGGAAGTATGCTGAAAGAATTGGGTGTTAGTAATTTAGATACATTGTCATTATACCCACTGCTAGGTACATTACTAATTAGCGAAAAgtttatttctaaaaagCCAGACTTACGTAACTATATTCCATTCCTTAACTTGCTTGATGACGaagattattttgaatcagaaaatgatgattatgacgaaaataatcaaattgAAGAAGCCCCTACTGCCAATATTAATCAAGATGATATTTGCACTCTATGTGAACTCTTTCCAGATCTAAccaattatcaaatttcaCAATTGCTACTTCGATATGATGGTAATGTTGAAGTGGTCAGTAATATTATGTTTGAAAATCCTAGCATTTCAGATGATATTCCTAAAGAAAAGCCTAAAAATGAATCTGAAAATGTACTAAGAACTAATAATCAGAAAGACATGTCTCAAAAATTGTCTAAAATTgccaaaaataataaggGTAATGAAGCTGTCGGTAGCTTTGATAGCAATTCTAATATGCTTAACAGCATTAAAGGTGAATTGAGAATTTCTAGTGTTGTTCAAAGgggaaagaaaaaatttgacGATAACATTATAAATAAGCATGTACCAGatgaaatcaaaaataGGACCATGGCTAGAGCTTTACaattaatatatgaaagtgatgaagatgaacGTGATGACACATATGACGAAGCTGATATTGGTCGTGGAGAAGCAGCTACTGCTAAGCACTCAAAGGGTTCTAGTAACAACAGCAATGTTGAAGTATCggataatgaaaaaaagaaacaggAAGAAGCAAATTCTAAATATGATCAAATTGAAGGTTATTTATGGAATTTGCTGAAACAAGActctaaattatttgatagaTCTCAACGAGGCTCGAAAAGCAGAAAAAGTATGAAGCAACAGATCGGTTGGTCGGATGAGCAAATTGAAGGCTGGGCTCGTATGCTGGAAAGATCACCCAAGAGAGCTATGTTATTGGAAGAAAAGTATATGTTCTCTGGTAATAAGAAGTCTGGTAAATCATCTTTTGTTCAGAATAGAGATGGCCATATAGAAGAAcatattaatgataaacGGTATAAGGGAAGAcgtaatattaaaatagatCCTGACAATAATAAGTCTACCAGAGATGAATCATCCAAGAAGAATAAGGATTTGAAGAATACAGGAAATACTAGAAATACTACATGCAATACTGGTCAAAACCAAAAGAGACAACAAGctaaaaatgaaaagaatAAAAGCTCAAAAGCTAATCATAATCGGAAAGCTCAAcgtgataaaaaaatggtgCATTCGGGGCAATAA
- the ABD1 gene encoding mRNA (guanine-N7)-methyltransferase (similar to Saccharomyces cerevisiae ABD1 (YBR236C); ancestral locus Anc_6.147) encodes MRPPKPVWMSQEDYDRQYGKEEAKVNAKEELANEEHTPALKEQENSPSHTDSSTSYGVGRYEPSSNNAVTSNNSKEHSNEDSTKSRIRKRTHERYDKEERARKIERERIREEQLKKHELELASQRSIDVDQIVRQHYNERTHIAGNSRRNLSPIIKLRNFNNAIKYMLIEKFTKPGAVVLELACGKGGDLRKYGSVGISQFIGIDISNASIKEAHKRYSSMKNLGFQVILITGDCFGESLGPTVQPFPQCRFPCDVVSTQFCLHYAFETEAKARRALSNVSKSLKVGGFFFGTIPDSEFIRFKLNKIPETVEKPSWGNNIYKVTFDNNSYIKNGKEFKSPYGNMYTYWLEDAIDSVPEYVVPFETLRSLCDEYGMELELQQPFNKFFVQEIPQWMNKFSPRVKEGLQRSDGRYGVEGSEKEAASYFYTIFVFRKVREYLGE; translated from the coding sequence ATGAGACCACCTAAGCCAGTTTGGATGTCTCAAGAGGATTATGATAGGCAATATGGAAAAGAAGAAGCTAAGGTAAATGCAAAAGAAGAGCTAGCGAATGAAGAACATACGCCAGCACTTAAGGAACAAGAGAATTCACCTAGTCATACTGATAGTTCCACTTCTTATGGTGTAGGTAGATATGAACCCTCTTCTAATAATGCAGTAACCTCCAACAATTCCAAAGAACATTCCAATGAAGATTCGACAAAATCAAGAATACGAAAAAGAACACATGAAAGATatgataaagaagaaagagCTCGTAAAATAGAACGAGAGAGAATAAGAGAAGAGCAGTTGAAAAAACATGAGCTTGAATTAGCGTCACAAAGATCAATTGATGTGGATCAAATTGTTCGACAGCACTATAACGAGAGAACTCATATTGCAGGTAATTCAAGAAGAAACCTCTCACCCATTATTAAACTAcgtaattttaataatgctATTAAGTATAtgttaattgaaaaatttactaAGCCTGGTGCTGTAGTGTTAGAGTTAGCTTGTGGTAAGGGTGGTGATTTGAGAAAATATGGCTCAGTTGGAATATCGCAATTTATTGGTATAGATATTTCTAACGCATCCATCAAAGAGGCTCATAAAAGATATAGCTCAATGAAGAACTTAGGTTTTCAAGTTATTTTGATTACTGGTGATTGTTTCGGTGAATCTTTGGGGCCAACCGTTCAACCGTTTCCGCAATGCAGATTTCCTTGTGACGTTGTATCAACTCAGTTTTGTTTGCATTATGCTTTTGAAACTGAGGCAAAAGCTAGACGGGCTCTATCAAATGTATCAAAGTCATTAAAAGTTGGCGGGTTTTTCTTTGGAACAATTCCAGATTCTGAATTCATTCGTTTCAAGTTAAATAAGATTCCAGAAACCGTCGAAAAGCCTAGTTGGGggaataatatatataaagttacatttgataataattcttatatcaaaaatggtaaagaatttaaatcacCATACGGTAATATGTACACATATTGGCTGGAAGATGCCATCGATAGTGTACCTGAATATGTTGTTCCGTTTGAAACTTTAAGAAGTTTATGTGATGAATATGGGATGGAATTAGAACTACAACAGCcttttaacaaattttttgtaCAAGAGATCCCCCAATGGATGAACAAATTTTCCCCCAGAGTAAAAGAAGGCTTGCAAAGATCTGATGGAAGATACGGTGTTGAAGGCAGTGAAAAGGAAGCTGCATCATATTTCTACacaatatttgtatttcgAAAGGTTAGAGAGTACCTTGGAGAATAG
- the PRP5 gene encoding DEAD-box RNA helicase PRP5 (similar to Saccharomyces cerevisiae PRP5 (YBR237W); ancestral locus Anc_6.148), giving the protein MAELKADSERQKRIRRTPRKNYCNGSRKRTQFDSQKNEASTPKINNNEIIDEERKKQVRLNRLEAWKKKKQAQDEKNKSKLKSPSHVSNSDKTNKKKLSQKRRKALNFDDSEDEQSFDEQEVSKVKMFKPSLDSNQFPDLNHELQNNEIPENGSDVHSSSIFINQLEKLQDLESRQLRKEDDNIILSDYDDMEDLGGNFGIADEEESEDKTDRKSRLKHIAKMKSLKKVKEINFSQELLKPFPRQFFFQQVEKIRTGETPLSSEEIEELRFSIGNIRVHGGSTCPMPIINWAQLGLSSLTMNYITQILKFETPTPIQAQAIPAIMSGKDIIGISKTGSGKTIAYILPLLRHVRAQKPLSRNETGPIALVLAPTRELAIQINDEINNFLSNDNYQLNSICCAGGSDLRGQINIIKKGVSIIVATPGRYIDLLTLNGGNLLNTKRISFIVMDEADRLFDLGFEPQISQIMKTIRPDKHGVLFSATFPKKLRSFALKALNSPITITIDSENMINENIEQKFKICKSDNEKFNNLLDILNKHDYENIQSSASRDGISNENDKKIIIFVSSQQISELIYNKLENNGFSPFLIHAGKPYNERVQNLENFRRAKNSILLCTEVLSRGLNVPETSLVIIYNAVKAFAQYVHTTGRTGRGIYRGVAISLLLENDLPAAYILSKAMRPNELHAMSPDQQIQLQRMSDEFAKGMKKGNFKLFGGFGGKGLDNLDEKRKINESKERKLFENSPNNENNRDEVAGTNSLPSSDNNTKVSEFSDGIVVPKLQYKINKSIEPNNVETYCAEVNVNDLPQLVRWEATKNTTLMFIKHETGCSITNRGKFYPEGKGPQSSKDEPKLYLLIEAKDEKDIRLSIELLEEKVKEGVKKVEYEAIRSTKY; this is encoded by the coding sequence ATGGCTGAGCTAAAGGCTGATTCAGAAAgacaaaaaagaattagaagaacGCCAAGAAAAAACTACTGCAATGGAAGCAGAAAAAGGACACAATTTGATTCACAAAAAAATGAAGCCTCCACACCAAAAATCAATAACAATGAGATCATAGATGAAGAAAGGAAAAAACAAGTAAGACTGAATAGACTTGAAgcttggaaaaaaaaaaagcaggcacaagatgaaaaaaacaaatcaaAACTAAAGTCCCCCTCACATGTTTCAAATAGCGacaaaacaaataaaaagaaactaTCACAAAAACGTCGAAAGGCTCTAAACTTCGATGATAGTGAAGATGAACAATCCTTTGATGAGCAGGAAGTATCAAAAGTTAAAATGTTTAAGCCTTCTTTAGACAGCAATCAATTTCCGGACTTGAACCATGAGCTTCAAAACAATGAAATTCCTGAAAATGGATCTGATGTTCATAGCTCaagtatatttataaatcaactagaaaaattacaagatcTAGAATCTCGACAGCTTAGAAAAGAGGACGacaatataatattgaGCGACTATGATGATATGGAAGACCTTGGCGGTAATTTTGGGATTGCTGATGAAGAGGAATCGGAAGATAAGACTGATAGGAAATCACGATTGAAACATATTGCAAAAATGAAGTCTTTAAAGAaagttaaagaaattaactTTTCTCAAGAACTTTTAAAACCATTTCCTCgccaatttttttttcaacaagTCGAAAAGATTAGAACCGGTGAAACTCCTCTTTCTTCAGAGGAAATTGAAGAGTTACGTTTCAGTATAGGGAATATTAGGGTTCACGGAGGCTCTACCTGTCCTATGCCTATTATTAACTGGGCACAACTAGGATTATCAAGTCTTACAATGAATTATATCactcaaattttaaagtttgAAACTCCAACTCCAATCCAGGCACAGGCCATCCCTGCAATCATGTCAGGCAAGGATATTATTGGTATATCAAAAACAGGCTCTGGTAAAACTATCGCTTATATCTTACCACTCTTAAGGCATGTACGTGCTCAAAAACCTCTGTCCAGAAATGAAACTGGCCCTATAGCATTAGTTTTAGCTCCAACTCGAGAACTAGCAATACaaattaatgatgaaataaataattttttatcaaatgataattatCAACTAAATAGTATATGTTGTGCTGGTGGATCAGATTTACGAGgacaaattaatataataaagaaagGCGTTTCAATTATTGTTGCCACCCCTGGCCGATATATTGACCTTTTGACTTTAAATGGAGGGAATCTCTTAAATACCAAAAGAATATCGTTTATTGTAATGGATGAAGCAGATAGATTATTTGACTTAGGATTTGAACCCCAAATCTCACAGATCATGAAAACTATTAGGCCAGATAAACATGGGGTCCTATTCAGTGCCACTTTCCCCAAAAAATTGAGATCATTCGCATTGAAAGCATTAAACTCACCAATAACTATCACAATTGATTCAGAAAATATGatcaatgaaaatattgaacaaaaatttaaaatatgcAAGAGTGacaatgaaaaattcaataatttgcTTGACATCTTAAATAAACATgattatgaaaatatacAGTCTAGTGCAAGCCGAGATGGAATctcaaatgaaaatgataagaaaatcattatatttgtatCCAGCCAACAAATATCCGAACTAATATACAATAAATTAGAGAACAACGGGTTTTCACCGTTTCTGATCCATGCAGGTAAGCCTTATAATGAACGAGTCCAAAATTTAGAGAACTTTAGAAGAGCCAAAAATAGTATTCTTTTATGTACAGAAGTATTATCTCGTGGTTTAAATGTTCCTGAAACTTCCttagttattatttataatgcGGTTAAAGCATTTGCTCAATATGTTCATACAACAGGTAGAACGGGACGTGGTATTTACCGTGGGGTAGCCATAAGCCTGCTATTGGAAAATGATTTGCCAGCAGCTTATATATTAAGTAAAGCAATGAGGCCAAATGAATTACATGCTATGTCACCAGATCAGCAAATCCAATTACAACGTATGAGCGATGAATTTGCAAAAGGTATGAAAAAGGGTAATTTTAAGTTATTTGGTGGCTTTGGTGGTAAAGGTTTAGATAACCTGGatgaaaagagaaaaattaacgaatcaaaagaaagaaagctatttgaaaatagcCCCAATAATGAGAATAATAGAGATGAAGTAGCAGGTACAAATTCACTACCATCTagtgataataatactaaagTATCAGAATTTTCTGATGGTATTGTAGTACCTAAGCTTCAGTAtaagataaataaatctattGAACCAAATAATGTAGAAACTTATTGTGCTGAAGTGAATGTTAATGACTTACCTCAGTTGGTAAGATGGGAGGCAACAAAGAATACAACGTTAATGTTTATAAAACATGAAACTGGTTGTAGTATAACCAACAGGGGTAAATTCTATCCTGAAGGGAAGGGTCCTCAATCCTCCAAAGATGAACCAAAATTATACTTATTGATAGAGGCTAAGgatgaaaaagatataaGGCTAAGTATCGAACTTCTTGAAGAGAAAGTGAAAGAAGGTGTTAAGAAGGTAGAATATGAAGCTATTAGAAGTACTAAATATTAA
- the TBLA0D03530 gene encoding uncharacterized protein (similar to Saccharomyces cerevisiae YGL108C; ancestral locus Anc_6.149): MTGTTTTTIRTKQTTKQRPAKTKPIETKQSNTKNEISSKSKPKSKSKSQNISTHAKVTKLASGEDTNKNKLTPQEAARKAAEKRLAESNEKQTKGELGKKLAKERAKSNKTHMMEQAEQQKQAGQDTLIYD; this comes from the coding sequence atgacaGGTACAACAACAACCACAATAAGAACAAAGCAAACAACTAAGCAACGGCCAGCCAAGACGAAGCCCATAGAGACAAAACAATCTAATACTAAGAATGAAATATCAAGTAAGTCAAAaccaaaatcaaaatcaaaatcacaaaatatatcaacTCATGCAAAAGTTACGAAATTAGCATCAGGTGAagatactaataaaaataagctCACACCACAGGAGGCTGCAAGAAAAGCAGCAGAAAAGAGGCTGGCAGAAAGTAATGAGAAGCAAACAAAAGGTGAATTGGGTAAAAAATTGGCTAAAGAAAGAGCTAAGTCTAATAAGACTCATATGATGGAGCAAGCAGAGCAACAAAAACAAGCAGGCCAAGATACATTGATATACGATTAG